Proteins encoded together in one Telopea speciosissima isolate NSW1024214 ecotype Mountain lineage chromosome 6, Tspe_v1, whole genome shotgun sequence window:
- the LOC122665741 gene encoding cytochrome P450 71AU50-like — translation MSSWTIAVLLAVLLAGLQYLSIHLRHGSKAKQQSNDRRLPSGPWGIPILGNLLMLGDLPHRTLHQMAQKYGPIMYIRLGLVPTVVVSSAQAAELFLKTHDAVFAGRPYTMGVNYVSYGNKGPLFSQYGTYWRNMRKLCTIELLSTTKVDSFKQMRREELGLFVGSLKEAAEAGAVVDLSAKVGSLIVDMSFRMLIGNKLEEMTSNLKSVAEEYHKLLGTFNLADFIPYIGALDHLQRLGRRMKEISKLFDGFLEKIIDEHINNPKDCNNHQKDFIDVMLSLMTESEHMQAEEQCYMIDRTSIKGIILDMILAAIDTSAVTIEWILSELLRNPKVMERLQEELRNKVGIDRLVEEEDLVKLEYLDMVVKETMRIHPVAPLLAPHESVEDITINGYHIPKKSRVIINAWAIQRDPNVWSTYGDAEKFLPERFIENNIDIRGRDFQLIPFGSGRRGCPGIHLGLTVVKLVLGQLVHGFNWELPNGMSPDDLDMTETFGLSVPRANHLLAVPSYRLCLCGNNL, via the exons ATGTCTTCTTGGACTATTGCAGTTCTCTTGGCAGTACTGCTTGCAGGGCTCCAGTATCTATCGATCCATCTCCGGCATGGATCAAAAGCCAAGCAACAAAGTAATGATCGTCGACTACCGTCGGGACCTTGGGGGATACCGATTCTCGGCAATCTTCTCATGTTGGGTGATCTCCCTCACCGTACCCTCCATCAAATGGCCCAGAAATATGGACCCATCATGTACATCAGGCTTGGCCTCGTGCCAACTGTGGTGGTATCATCTGCTCAGGCGGCGGAGTTGTTCCTCAAGACCCATGACGCAGTCTTTGCTGGAAGACCTTACACTATGGGTGTCAATTATGTGTCTtatgggaacaaaggcccactTTTCTCACAATACGGTACATATTGGCGCAACATGCGGAAGCTGTGCACCATAGAGCTGCTAAGTACAACAAAGGTTGATTCATTCAAGCAGATGAGAAGGGAGGAGTTGGGCCTCTTTGTTGGATCTCTTAAGGAGGCTGCCGAAGCTGGTGCAGTGGTTGATTTAAGTGCCAAAGTGGGATCGCTGATTGTGGATATGAGCTTCCGGATGCTGATTGGTAACAAGCTTGAAGAAATGACCTCCAACCTAAAATCAGTTGCTGAGGAATACCATAAGCTTCTTGGGACTTTTAACCTGGCCGATTTCATTCCTTATATTGGAGCACTTGATCACCTTCAG AGATTGGGTCGACGCATGAAGGAAATTAGCAAACTCTTTGATGGgtttttggagaagatcattgaTGAGCACATAAACAATCCCAAAGACTGTAACAACCACCAGAAGGACTTTATTGATGTGATGCTGTCTTTGATGACGGAATCAGAACATATGCAGGCAGAAGAACAGTGCTACATGATCGATCGAACTAGTATAAAAGGAATCATTTTAGACATGATTTTGGCTGCAATAGACACATCGGCTGTCACAATTGAATGGATCCTCTCAGAACTCTTAAGGAATCCGAAGGTGATGGAAAGGCTCCAAGAGGAGTTGAGGAATAAAGTTGGCATAGATCGGCTAGTTGAGGAAGAGGATTTAGTTAAACTAGAGTACTTGGACATGGTTGTGAAGGAAACCATGAGGATTCATCCTGTTGCTCCATTGTTAGCTCCCCATGAGTCCGTGGAAGACATAACAATCAATGGATACCATATACCCAAGAAGTCTCGTGTGATTATAAATGCTTGGGCAATTCAAAGGGACCCTAATGTGTGGTCAACTTATGGTGATGCTGAAAAATTCTTGCCCGAAAGatttatagaaaataatatTGACATCCGCGGACGTGACTTCCAACTTATCCCGTTTGGATCAGGTCGTAGAGGATGTCCTGGAATACATCTGGGCCTAACAGTTGTGAAACTAGTACTTGGACAATTGGTACATGGCTTCAATTGGGAGTTACCCAATGGTATGTCACCTGACGACTTGGACATGACTGAGACATTTGGCCTATCTGTTCCAAGAGCAAACCATCTACTTGCTGTTCCAAGTTATCGCCTTTGCCTTTGTGGCAACAATTTGTAA